The bacterium sequence CTACATAATTTTTTATTTGGTATGCGGGATAGCAGGAGGATTAGCGCATATTTATGTCAATCCCGCTTCAGCTATACCGACTATAGGAGCTTCGGGAGCAATCTCGGGTATTCTCGGCGCTTATTTTATTCTTTATCCTTTTGCGCGCATTCTTACTGCAGTGCCAATTTTCACGAAGTCCCCCCTGTTTGTTTTCGCCCAGCGGAAACTAGGGGGGATCTTTTTTTATTTTATAAAACTCCCTGCTTTCTTTTTCTTAGGGCTATGGTTTCTTATACAGTTTTTTTCTGGAACATCGTCTATATTAACCGAATCAACCTCAATGGGAGAAGTCGCCTGGTGGGCACACATAGGAGGGTTTGCTGCCGGTATAATTCTTGTCCCGTTTTTTTTAATAGGAAGAAAAAGTAAAACAAAATAATTAATTGTTTACCCCGTTAGAGATGAAAAGAAGAAACTATGAATTGTCTATCGCTTCAGAAATAAAAGGGGAATGTCCCAAGGTTAAGTGTGGTTCACGGTCGCCATATGGCGACC is a genomic window containing:
- a CDS encoding rhomboid family intramembrane serine protease produces the protein MIPLKNDIPRNTFPLIVLLLILINILLFFHEISLGKSLELFIKNYGVIPVNFFSNKADLFSRGYTLITSIFLHGSWMHLLGNMWFLWIFGKDIEDRLGHLRYIIFYLVCGIAGGLAHIYVNPASAIPTIGASGAISGILGAYFILYPFARILTAVPIFTKSPLFVFAQRKLGGIFFYFIKLPAFFFLGLWFLIQFFSGTSSILTESTSMGEVAWWAHIGGFAAGIILVPFFLIGRKSKTK